DNA sequence from the Acidobacteriota bacterium genome:
CAGCGCTACATCTACGGATTCCGGCGCGAGAACCTGGCGGTTGAAGTGATCCAGAAGCGGACCGGGGCGCGGGCGGCGATCGTGGCGGAGGTGCTGGGGGAACCGGATCGACGGCCCGCAATCGCCTACGCGCCGACACGCAAGGAGACCGAGGCGCTCGCTGGTCGGCTGGCCGACGAGTTCCCCGCGGCCGCGTACCACGCCGGTCTGCCGACTGCCGAGCGGGACGAGGTGCAGGCAGCGTTCCTCGGCGACGAGATCGAGGTCGTGGTGGCGACCACCGCCTTCGGCATGGGGATCGACAAGCCGGACATCCGCACGGTGATCCACACCGCGATGCCGGCGACGGTGGAGGGCTACTACCAGGAGATCGGCCGGGCGGGGCGTGACGGCAAGCCGGCCCGGGCGTTGCTCCTGTATTCCTGGGCCGATCGGAGGACCCAGGAGTTCCTGCACGGCCTGACGTATCCGGAGCTCACGTACCTGAAGCGGCTGCACGAAGCCCTCGGTGAGGCACCGGTCGAAGTGGACGAACTCGCGAGGCGTCTGAGCTTCCCGGATCGCGTCTTCGAGGCGGCGCTGGATCAGTTGCGGATCCACGGCGCCGCGCGGATCGTGGGCGGCGACCGCGTCCGCCGGGCCGCGCCCGCGGCCAGCCGGACGGCGACGCGCGCAGGCGCCCGTGCTGGCGAGGTCGTTGCCGGTGGCGTCGGGAAGCCGTTCGGCGGACGCAGACGGGATGCCCGCGTTCCCGGGAGCGGCAGATCGTGGCAGCGGGCCTACTCCGCTCAGCGCCGGCACCGGCTGGACCAGATCGACGAGATGACCCGCTTCGCCGATCACCGGGGTTGCCGCATGCTGCGCCTGGTCCGGTACTTCGGGGACCGCGCGGACAGCGGCGAATCCTGCGGATTGTGCGATGTCTGCGCATCGGAAGCGTGCCTGGTACGACGCTTTCGCAAGGCTCTGCCGGAGGAGGTGCAGGCGATGGAGACAGTCGTGTCGCTGCTCCGCCGGCGCGACGGCCAGGGCACGGGACGGCTGTTCAAGGAGTTCCGGGCCGTTCACGGTTCGTATGACCGGGACGCGTTCGAGGACCTGCTTGGCGCGTTGGGCCAGGCCCGGGTCTTGTTCGTCGAAGACGACTCATTCCAGAAGGAGGGCGAGACGATTCGCTACCAGCGTGCCGGCCTGACGCCGAGCGGCCGGCGCCGCGGGGTCGACCTGGCGGGGCAGGTGATGCTTCCGGACGATCCGCCCGACGAGCCCGCGAAACGCCAGCGTCGGCGAGCCGCTCCGGCGCCCGAGATCAACGGGGCCGACGCGGATCCGGAACTCGTGGAGACGCTCCGGGCGTGGCGTCTGGAGGAGGCGCGGAAGCGGCGATGGCCCGCGTACACCGTGCTCTCGAACAGGGCGCTTGCTGCCGTCGCAGCGGTGAAACCGGGCAGTGGCGACGACCTGCTTGCGATTCCTGGCATCGGTCCGAAGACCGTGAAGCGATTCGGCGGCGCCTTGCTGCGAATCGTGGCGGCGGCGGGGAAGCCGGACCCGAGGTGACACAATCTCCGGTCATGACGACATCGACGGCGCAGTGGTTCGGCCATCCGCGGGGACTCTCGACCCTGTTCTTCACGGAGCTCTGGGAACGCTTCAGCTACTACGGCATGCGGGCGCTGCTGCTCCTGTACATGACCGACGTTGCCACCGGCGGCCTCGACCTGGGCACCGAGAGGAGTTCGGCGATCTACGGGCTCTACACCTTCGGGGTGTACGCCCTGGCGTTGCCGGGCGGCTGGGTCGCCGACCGCATCCTGGGCCAGAAGAAGGCGGTGCTCTGGGGCGGGGTCATCATCGCGCTCGGGCACTACGCCCTCGCCGTGCCGAGCCTCGTCACGTTCTTCCTCGGCCTGTTCCTGGTCGTGGTCGGCACCGGGCTGCTCAAGCCGAACGTCTCGGCGGTGGTCGGCGACCTCTACGTCAAGGACTCCGCGGCCCGGCGCGATGCCGGCTTCTCGATCTTCTACTCGGGGATCAACATCGGGGCCCTTGCCGGGCCGCTCGTCTGCTCCTACCTGGGCGAGAACATCGACTGGCACCTGGGTTTCGGTGCCGCCGGCGTCGGCATGACCGCCGCGATTGTCGCGTACGTCCGCGGACAGAAGCACCTGGAAGGCGCCGGTGATCCACGCGGACCCGCTGCCGACCCCGTTCAGCTCGCGAACGCCAAGCGCAGCCTGATCGCGGGTACCGCCTGCATCGTCGTGCTGGCGGGCATCCTGTGGTGGCTCGGAGCCAGCGAAATCGCGCCGATCACGCTGGTCGGTTTCGCCGACGCGACCGGCCTCATCGTCGTCGTGCTGGCGGCTGTCTACTTCGCCTACGTGATCGGCTTCGTCTGCAACGACGCCACGGAGA
Encoded proteins:
- a CDS encoding HRDC domain-containing protein translates to MGGDRVRRAAPAASRTATRAGARAGEVVAGGVGKPFGGRRRDARVPGSGRSWQRAYSAQRRHRLDQIDEMTRFADHRGCRMLRLVRYFGDRADSGESCGLCDVCASEACLVRRFRKALPEEVQAMETVVSLLRRRDGQGTGRLFKEFRAVHGSYDRDAFEDLLGALGQARVLFVEDDSFQKEGETIRYQRAGLTPSGRRRGVDLAGQVMLPDDPPDEPAKRQRRRAAPAPEINGADADPELVETLRAWRLEEARKRRWPAYTVLSNRALAAVAAVKPGSGDDLLAIPGIGPKTVKRFGGALLRIVAAAGKPDPR
- a CDS encoding oligopeptide:H+ symporter; this translates as MTTSTAQWFGHPRGLSTLFFTELWERFSYYGMRALLLLYMTDVATGGLDLGTERSSAIYGLYTFGVYALALPGGWVADRILGQKKAVLWGGVIIALGHYALAVPSLVTFFLGLFLVVVGTGLLKPNVSAVVGDLYVKDSAARRDAGFSIFYSGINIGALAGPLVCSYLGENIDWHLGFGAAGVGMTAAIVAYVRGQKHLEGAGDPRGPAADPVQLANAKRSLIAGTACIVVLAGILWWLGASEIAPITLVGFADATGLIVVVLAAVYFAYVIGFVCNDATERRRVGACAVLFVGAALFWSGFEQAGSSLNLFTRDYVNRDLWGLMEVPIGSLQSVNPFFIIVLAPVMGAIWVKLGDRNPSIPVKFGLGLVLLGVGFGVLSWGASMAEAGGEQAAMAWLVVTYFFHTVGELCLSPVGLSSMTKLAPDRLVSQMMGTWFMGAALGNLIAGRVAGYIEALPPAELFRTVALIVAVGGAVFLALFKPIKWLCAGVK